The stretch of DNA atcctcaagttacggacccagtccgtgtaattgctaccatcatctttcaactttgctttctcaaggaacgcattaaaattcaacggaacaacagcacgagccatctatctacaatcaacataaacaagcaagatactatcaggtactaagttcatgataatatttaagttcaattaatcatattatttaagaactcccacttagatagacatccctctaatcctctaagtgattacgtgatccaaatcaactaaaccataaccgatcatcacgtgagatggagtagttttcaatggtgaacatcgttatgttgatcatatctactatatgattcacgctcgacctttcggtctccgtgttccgaggccatatctgcatatgctaggctcgtcaagtttaacctgagtattctgcgtgtgcaaaaaatggcttgcacccgttgtagatggacgtagagcttatcacacccgatcatcacgtggtgtctgggcacgacgaactttggcaacggtgcatactcagggagaacacttcttgataatttaatgagagatcatcttataatgctaccgtcaatcaaagcaagataagatgcataaaaagataaacatcacatgcaatcaatataagtgatatgatatggccatcatcatctcgtgcttgtgatctccatctccgaagcaccgtcatgatcaccatcgtcaccggcgcgacaccttgatctccatcgtagcatcgttgtcgtctcgccaatcttatgctttcacgactatcactaccgtttagtaataaagttaagcattacatcgcgattgcattgcatacaataaagcgacaaccatatggctcctgccagttgccgataacttagttacaaaacatgatcatctcatacaataaaattcagcatcatgccttgaccatatcacatcacaacatgccctgcaaaaacaagttagacgtcctctactttgttgttgcattttttacgtggctgctacgggcttaagtaagaaccaatctcacctacgcatcaaaaccacaacgatagtttgtcaaatagactccgttttaaccttcgcaaggaccgggcgtagccatacttggttcaactaaagttggagagacagtcgcccgcaagccatctctgtgcaaagcacgtcgagggaaccggtctcgcgtaagcgtacgcgtaaggttggtctgggtcgtctcgtccaacaataccgccgaaccaaaatatgacatgctggtaggcagtatgacttgtatcgtccacaactcacttgtgttctactcgtgcaaataacatcaacatcaataacctaggctctgataccactgttgggttacgtagtaatttcaaaaaatttcctacgcacacgcaagatcatgtgatgcatagcaacgaggggagagtattgtgtacgtacccaacgcagaccggctgcggaagcgatgacacgacgtagaggaagtagtcgtacgtcttctcgatccaaccgatcaagcaccgaaactacggtacctccgagttcgagcacacgttccgctcgatgacgatccccggactccgatccagcaaagtgtcggggaagagtttcgtcagcacgatggcgtggtgacgatcttgatgaactacagcagcagggcttcgcctaaactccgctacagtattatcgaggaatatggtggcagggggcaccgcacacggctaaggaattgatcacgtggatcaacttgtgtcaacttgtgtgtttagaggtgcccctgcctccgtatataaaggaggagaggaggggaggctggccggccaagggggggaggcgcaggagagtcctactccctctgggagtaggattccccctccaatcctagtccaactaggattcctcggaggggaaaagaggaggagggggccggccacctctcctagtcctaataggactaggggaagggggtggcgcgcagcccatctagggcagccccttctcttttccactaaggcccactatggcccaaatagctcccggggggttcctgtaaccctctcggtattccggtaaaatcccgatttcacccggaacacttccgatatccaaatataggcttccaatatatcaatctttacgtctcgaccatttcgagactcctcgtcatgtccgtgatcacatcagggactccgaacaaccttcggtacatcaaaatgcataaactcataatataactgtcatcgtaaccttaagcgtgcggaccctacgggttcgagaacaatgtagacatgaccgagacacgtctccggtcaataaccaatagcgggacctggatgcccatattggctcctacatattctacgaagatctttatcggtcagaccgcataacaacatacgttgttccctttgtcatcggtatgttacttgcccgagattcgatcgtcggtatccaatacctagttcaatctcgttaccggcaagtctctttactcgttccgtaatacatcatctcacaactaacatattagttgtaatgcttgcaaggcttatgtgatgtgtattaccgagagggcccagagatacctctccgacaatcggagtgacaaatcctaatctcgaaatacgccaacccaacatcgaccattggagacacctgtagttctcctttataatcacccagttacgttgtgacgtttggtagtacccaaagtgttcctccggtaaacgggagttgcataatctcatagtcataggaacatgtataagtcatgaagaaagcaatagcaacatactaaacgatcgggtgctaagctaatggaatgggtcatgtcaatcagatcattctactaatgatgtgacctcgttaatcaaataacaactcattgttcatggttaggaaacataaccatctttgattaacgagctagtcaagtagaggcatactagtgacactctgtttgtctatgtattcacacatgtattatgtttccggtaaatacaattctagcatgaataataaacatttatcatgattataaggaaataaataataactttattattgcctctagggaatatttccttcatttgagaaccaaggtatcaatccagtaggaggccacacgcaagtccctcgtacctacacaaacaaataagaacctcgcaaccaacgtgataaaggggttgccaatcccttcacggtcacttgcaaaagtgagatctgctagagatgataagataatatttttggtatttttataataaagattaaaagtaaagattgcaaaataaatggtgccagaaataacttgttaacgggagattaatatagtggagaataggcccgggggccataggtttcactagtggcttctctcaagatagcataagtattacggtgggtgaacaaattactgtcgagcaattgatagaaaagcgaataattatgagaatatctaggcatgatcatgtatataggcatcacgtccgtgacaagtagaccgactcctgcctgcatctactactattactccacacatcggccgctatctagcatgcatctagagtattaagttcataagaacagagtaacgccttaggtaagatgacatgatgtagagggataaactcaagcaatatgatataaacctcatctttttatccttgatggcaacaatacaatacgtgtcatttccctttctgtcactgggattgagcaacacaagattgaacccaaagctaagcacttctcccattgcaagaaagatcaatctagtaggccaaaccaaactgataattcgaagagacttgcaaagataacaaatcatacataaaagaattcagagaagaatcaaatattgttcatagataatcttgatcataaacccacaattcatcggatctcgacaaacacaccgcaaaaagagttacatcaaatagatctccaagaagatcgaggagaactttgtattgagatccaaagagagagaagaagccatctagctaataactatggacccgaaggtctgaagtaaactactcacacatcatcagaggggccatggagttgatgtagaggccctccgtgatcgatgccccctccgacgaagctccggaaaaggccccaagatgggatctcttgggtacagaaggttgcggcggtggaaatagggtttcgtggtgctcctggatgttttcggggtatatgagtatatataggaggaagaagtaggtcggtggagcaacaaggggggagggcgcgcccggggggtaggcgcgccccctgcctcgtggccacctcgttggttgcttgacgtctactccaagtcctctggatcacgtttattccaaaaatcatgctctcgaaggtttcattctgtttggactccgtttgatattccttttctgcgaaacactaaaataggcgaaaaaacaacaatttgcaccgggcctcgggttaataggttagtcccgaaaaaaatataaaagtgtataataaagcccattaaacatccaaaacagaatatataatagcatggaacaatcaaaaattatagatatgttggagacgtatcaagggacacaagagactctttgttatttggttgcagggttgtttgagagagaccatcttcatcctacgcctcccacggattgaaaaatcttaggtcatccacttgagggaaatttcctactcTCCTACAAAACTCCATTCTTGGAggtccaacacgagtctacaagaagaaggttgtgtggcaGACATCATCGGGTAGCTCGGGCGTCCCCTTTGTCTTTGACCGTGACGGTGCACCGATCTGGAGATGGGGATCTGGACTCGTCGTCCCTCTTGTGGAGACCTCATGGTGGCATGGGGAGCTACCGAGCAAATGCTCTATTCTTTGTCGTCGACAACCACGACGTTCGTGGGCGCCGTTATCTTATTGAAGAGGTCGTCGATGTGCTCTCCGTGCTTGGGTTCCGGATGAAAACCTTTGTCCGGTGTGGACTCGACATCAGCGACGTCCGGTGTCATTCCCCCTCTTGCGGGCGTTGTCGTGGAGCCTAGGTGTACTATAGTGTAGTGTGGCGGTGTTTTCAGGTCTTCCTGTGTTATCCAATTATCCTGGGATCGACTTTGTAAGAGAGTGACCTTACTATCTTGTATCGTTCGGTCGTATACTTTGTGTGGTTGGTGCTTTATATAAAGCGGGACGAAAGCCTGTTTCGAGAGGGCCATGAGCCTATATGGCCTAGTTTCACACTCTTCATCATTGCGGTGGACCCTATCATCTCGGTGGGCAAGGCTTTAGGACATCACCTTCTAGAGGGCTCTCTCCTCACAGGAGGCTGATCTATGAGACTTGCAGTTAGCAGAATTGGCTAATGTAACGTTGATAGACAAAGTTGACTCTATCTCCTTTGGCGAGGTGCCCTACCACTCAAAATCAACATATTTCTATGACAGCTCTTACGAAACCATCTTCCTACACCGATGCACATTGCTAACTTCAACGGGTTGTTTGATGGCATTTGTGCTTTACATGGCCAAATGGAGAACACCAAcctcatttttttttcatttttggttAGCTGAATTTGTATGGATTTCTGTACTGAAGGCATGTGATTGGGCTCTGATTGGACCCCCTCACAATCAGCTTCCAAACTTGTGGTCTTTATTCTCTGTGCAAAGAGTTGTTTGGCGTTGCTTTGTCGCCCTAGTGTGAGCTTCATGGATTATACACAATGAACGGACGCGACTGTTCAAATCATGATTgggtgaaaaataaaataaaataaataataggaAAAACATTTTGGATCATTGATTTTATCTTTTTTGCCACATTTTCTGCAAATGTCATCCGGTGATGAAATTATGCAAATAGTGAAAACATTTGTCAATGTTCGACACAAGTAAATCTAGAATATTAAAAAAATATCTATTTTTTGGTTTTACTGTTCACCCAAGCTCACATGAGCTTAGGATAAAAACAACAATTGCGTGCAGTAAACTTGCTATTGAAAAAGTTCTTGTTTTCAATCCAGCCAACTGCATTTTCAATTGTGTTTTTCCCCTCCAGCTATGGGCGCCTTCAGGAGATGAAGGACATGGCTGGTCCGACCAAAGCGTTGTACAACCTTAAACATATCCATGCCATCAACGGGAAGTCGCCTCCCATGAATGGTGTCCCGCATAGTGtcatttttttttataaaaacatacTCTATCTCTTTATCCGATACTTTTTAGCTGTTGGGAGCGCGCCCCTATGTCGTGTGTAGTTTTTATTTTGAGTGAGGGCCATCATGGCGACTCTTGTGTGTAGTTTTGGTTTTTCATCACTTTCTAACTTGCTAGCCTTACTTTTCGTTTTGTTAATTTAAAGGCGGAGGTTGCTTGCGCTTCTTTAAACTTTTTAAGTTGCACGTCAAATGAAGTTCACCACAATTGTAAGCAAAATATCTACACATCGAGCAAAATTGAATAACTTTGAAAACCAAATTAGTTCCGAAAGGAATCAAATTGCTCCTCTGTTTCCAGTTCTAAGATGTTTTAAATATTTTAGTATAGACTACATATGAATTGAAATAAGTGAATAAATAtataaaacatgtctatatacatctgattctgaaaaaatttaaacatgttAATTAGTTAAATCAGATTTGTCTAGGTACACATGTGTGTATCTTGACATGATAGTTGTCTCGAATTTTTTAGATACGAATGCACCTAACATTAAAACGTGTCCAGATACATCCGTACCTAGACAAGTCTGAGTCAACTAATTATATGGCATGGAATCACATTTTGCTGGCGCCATTAGTTTGCTCAACACCCGAAATTAGTTTCCAAAAACTGAAGAACGTTAAATTGGCCAGTAGCTAATTGCAAATCGCATAATTAGCGTTAACCATTTTCAGTTTTTGAAAACTGCCCACGAGAGGTGCGCACGGGCCAGCATGCTCGTCCAACGACCGCCACGCGTCTTGAGACCGGCTAGGTGGGCACGAGTCGCTGTCGTcgggtcttccaccaccaccatccgATGCCATCCAACGGCCCATGCCCGCCCCACTCCCCCGACTTCTATATAACCAGAGCCCACGGTCCGGGTCCGACCCCCCCTACGCCGTGCTGTGCTCGAGTGTCAACGTCATCGCCTAgcctcccgccgccgtcgccgacgccgccgccgccacaagcGAACAAGGTGAGGCGCCCTCCCCTgccgcccttcttcttcttcctcttcttcattaAGCTTAAGCTCGTTCCGATCTAGTAGGCGGCTTCATTTTGCTTCCGTTGCTATGTTGGTTCCGATCTGGTACGCGCGTTTGTTGTGCCTGCCGCTTAGGGCTTTAGAAACGGCCCTCCTCTTGATCCGTCGCCCCGGTACTTCGCGGTGAAATTTGCGCTTATTTACTTGACAACTTGTTGTCTAGAGGAAGTGTCGCCCAGGTTCGCAGTGATGAGCTAGATCCTCTCGATTGGGGATTTCGTGACCCTTTTGCCTCTCTGAAATCCTTGGGAGATTGGGTGTACTGCGGCCATTATTCATCCTGTGAACCAGTCGAGGGATTAGCGTTAGTAGTGATGAGTAGGGCTGGTTCTGTACGCAGAGATTAATAGTGCCCTGTCCTTTGATCTGGGATTTAGTGCTGAACAATGGATTGCGAGCAGTAGTTTGGTCacagtgcatttttttatagtaatTCACAGTGCAATTTGGATTGGTGCCTTTATGCTGCGAAATAGTGGCTGTGATTTAGTGCTGGACAGTGGATGAACTGTTTGGTCACATTGCAATTGGATAGGTACCTTGTGCGGCGAATAATAGTGGATTATGTTGTTCTTAGAACCTTGTTCTGGGAAGAATAGAATTTATACTGCTGTGTCCCGAGATGCTGATTCGCAGGTTACAGCCCTGCGGAGTTGAGTGCAATGGGTGATTCTTTTATTCGTTGATTCTTGTCCTGTTTGTGCAACTTGATTATTTTAGGATGCTTTGATTAGGATCTTGTATGTGTATTTCTTGTCCCTACTGCTGCCAACTTTTTACAATAGGGAGCAGAACGACTTGTGCACATTCACGCAACTGCTAACACTCATGAGCAGTTCACTAGATGACGATCATGATTGTAATGAGTTTAAGAAAATAAAATTGTTTGGATGTATGTCAGATCTGGCAATTTAAATCTAAGTTTCTAACCTCTAGAGTGTTTCCTTTTTTTGTTCTTATGGCACAATTTATGTTCTGAGACACTGATCACCTTTGACAGAGAGTTAAGAAGATGGCTGAAGTTGAAACCTTCCTCTTCACATCCGAGTCTGTCAACGAGGGGCACCCTGACAAGCTCTGCGACCAGATATCTGATGCTGTGCTAGATGCATGCCTGGCTGAAGACCCTGACAGCAAGGTTGCTTGTGAGACATGCACCAAGACCAACATGGTCATGGTTTTCGGTGAGATCACTACCAAGGCCAATGTTGACTATGAGAAGATTGTGAGGGATACTTGCCGTGGCATCGGTTTTGTGTCCAATGATGTAGGGCTTGATGCTGACCACTGCAAGGTACTTGTCAACATTGAGCAGCAGTCCCCTGACATCGCGCAGGGTGTCCATGGTCACTTTACCAAGCGGCCTGAGGAGATTGGCGCTGGTGACCAGGGCCATATGTTTGGATATGCAACTGATGAGACCCCTGAGTTCATGCCCCTCAGCCATGTTCTTGCTACCAAGCTTGGTGCTCGTCTCACTGAGGTTCGCAAGAACGCGACCTGCCCGTGGTTGAGGCCTGATGGCAAGACCCAGGTGACTGTGGAGTATCACAATGACAATGGTGCTATGGTCCCTATACGTGTCCACACTGTGCTCATCTCCACCCAGCATGATGAGACAGTGACCAATGATGAGATTGCTGCTGATCTGAAGGAGCATGTGATTAAGCCTGTCATCCCAGAGCAGTACCTTGATGAGAATACCATCTTCCATCTCAACCCATCTGGCCGCTTTGTCATTGGTGGACCTCACGGCGATGCTGGTCTCACTGGCAGGAAGATCATCATTGACACCTATGGTGGCTGGGGAGCTCATGGTGGAGGTGCTTTCTCTGGCAAGGACCCGACCAAGGTTGACCGCAGTGGTGCATATGTTGCAAGGCAGGCGGCGAAGAGCATTGTCGCCAGTGGCATCGCCCGCCGCTGCATCGTCCAGGTGTCTTATGCTATTGGCGTGCCTGAACCACTCTCAGTGTTTGTTGACACATACGGCACGGGCAAGATCCCTGACAAGGAGATCCTCGAGATTGTCAAGGAGAACTTTGACTTCAGGCCAggcatgatcatcatcaaccttgacCTCAAGAGGGGCGGGAAGGGGCGCTACCTCAAGACGGCGGCATACGGTCACTTCGGCAGGGAGGGCGCAGACTTCACCTGGGAGGTGGTGAAGCCCCTCAAGTGGGAGAAGCCTTCTGCCTGAGCAAACACTTAGCGAAGTCTCTGAATAAACTTAGTTTTACCTATCACAGCAAGTAATATCTCTATTCACTGCTCCAGTGCTGCAATGGTGCAAGTTTTATTTTTCAGTGTCTGTGTTTAGAGGTGCTTGTATTGTCGGTGTGCTACTTGTGTTCTTATCTGCTCATGTCATGGTAATGGTGGCGACAAGATTGAAACTGTTAAAGAAATATGACTTACCTCTCTTTGCTAGCCATCTTCTGTTGGAACAACTCTATTCAGCATGATTGCGATTTCTTTTCCTTCCGCAGTAGAGAGCATCCACATAAAAAACGCTCtcatatgagacggagggagtaacattttgcTAAGAAAACGTAGCACCCTCTGCGAAGGCTAAGCTAAATAAAACACATGTTTTTCTTACGTA from Triticum dicoccoides isolate Atlit2015 ecotype Zavitan chromosome 6A, WEW_v2.0, whole genome shotgun sequence encodes:
- the LOC119316513 gene encoding S-adenosylmethionine synthase translates to MAEVETFLFTSESVNEGHPDKLCDQISDAVLDACLAEDPDSKVACETCTKTNMVMVFGEITTKANVDYEKIVRDTCRGIGFVSNDVGLDADHCKVLVNIEQQSPDIAQGVHGHFTKRPEEIGAGDQGHMFGYATDETPEFMPLSHVLATKLGARLTEVRKNATCPWLRPDGKTQVTVEYHNDNGAMVPIRVHTVLISTQHDETVTNDEIAADLKEHVIKPVIPEQYLDENTIFHLNPSGRFVIGGPHGDAGLTGRKIIIDTYGGWGAHGGGAFSGKDPTKVDRSGAYVARQAAKSIVASGIARRCIVQVSYAIGVPEPLSVFVDTYGTGKIPDKEILEIVKENFDFRPGMIIINLDLKRGGKGRYLKTAAYGHFGREGADFTWEVVKPLKWEKPSA